A DNA window from Acidobacteriota bacterium contains the following coding sequences:
- a CDS encoding PD40 domain-containing protein yields the protein MTNLSQNKVYEFEDFRLDAATRLLYRNGDQVLITPKAVETLIALVEGRGEVIGKEELMQRIWADTVVEESNLAQYLHVLRKTLGSTSDGKPYIETLKRRGYRFNGAVRVLSNGDGLDSESEVNVNAALPPTGRSQVGNPQRIERRGNLQALSHADPARETGHSLNVERSGNIYSVSDWRREPAAETSLPLVPTRSKWLSPLVLVVLVTGLAVGGFGIYKVSTRGESIGAASVPFLGSDMMRLTTTGRSKRGGSISPDGKYVAHIVSGPDGESLWVRQVAVANDTQLAPASQSYLVSVTFSPDSNFVYYLALERDKGETELFRVPVLGGPIVKVANDVGAPSFSPDGTKLAFMVSNQEESRLIVTNADNSNPGLLMVRQPPDYLNPNELVLVSRKDPDYLNMFWYAPAWSPGGRSIAFPVNQSDEKGRYETVMAVDVETRVERKLTDERWQQVGQPRWLADGLVVSASETSNGPNQLWHISSPGGTASRITRDVNDYQDLSLTTDAKTLAVIQNHTVSNIWTLGEGVAGSKQIMSEAGWLNELIWLPDGRLAYTSNAGGSSDIWTMNADGSGVRQLTVGANARLGLAVTVDGKQFIFAAEQDGKYNLWRVNIDGSGLERITNGDAELYPQCTPDGRWIVYQSGGNYPTLRKMPIEGGESIELTKTTASRPSISPDGKFVAYHYLDSSLERSRWGIGIIDLEDGKRVKRFDFPSTVVERLVKWTRDGKAIAFLNSPGGVQNIWLQPLDGGAAKPLTDFPSDDIISFNWNQEGSQLAVIRAVETSDVLLINRSAK from the coding sequence GTGACTAACTTAAGTCAAAACAAGGTTTATGAGTTCGAAGATTTTCGACTCGATGCCGCCACAAGGCTTCTTTACCGGAACGGCGACCAGGTGCTCATCACGCCGAAGGCGGTTGAGACGCTGATCGCGCTCGTCGAAGGTCGCGGTGAGGTCATCGGTAAAGAGGAACTGATGCAGCGGATCTGGGCCGACACGGTGGTGGAAGAGTCGAACCTCGCGCAGTATCTTCACGTGCTTCGTAAAACTCTCGGCAGCACGAGCGACGGAAAGCCTTACATCGAAACTTTGAAACGGCGTGGCTACCGCTTTAACGGTGCCGTTCGCGTTCTGAGCAACGGAGATGGTCTCGACTCGGAAAGTGAAGTTAACGTAAACGCAGCCCTTCCGCCGACCGGACGATCGCAGGTCGGAAATCCTCAACGCATTGAACGACGCGGTAACCTTCAAGCCCTTAGTCATGCCGATCCCGCCCGTGAAACCGGGCATTCGTTGAACGTCGAGCGTTCGGGAAATATCTATTCGGTCTCAGATTGGCGGCGGGAGCCGGCAGCCGAAACCTCACTGCCATTGGTGCCGACTCGCTCGAAATGGCTTTCACCCTTGGTTCTTGTGGTTTTGGTTACTGGATTAGCTGTGGGTGGCTTTGGCATTTACAAAGTTTCGACGAGAGGAGAAAGCATCGGTGCGGCAAGCGTTCCTTTTCTCGGATCCGACATGATGCGGCTCACAACGACCGGCAGATCGAAGCGGGGAGGCTCGATCTCACCGGACGGCAAGTATGTTGCTCACATTGTCTCAGGGCCGGACGGTGAAAGCCTGTGGGTACGCCAGGTCGCCGTCGCGAACGACACACAGCTCGCTCCCGCATCGCAGAGCTACCTCGTATCGGTCACGTTCTCACCTGATAGCAATTTTGTCTACTACTTAGCTCTGGAAAGGGACAAAGGCGAGACGGAGCTGTTTCGCGTGCCGGTGCTGGGCGGCCCGATCGTGAAAGTCGCGAATGATGTCGGGGCACCGTCGTTTTCGCCCGATGGAACGAAACTCGCGTTCATGGTATCTAACCAGGAAGAAAGCCGGCTGATCGTCACGAATGCCGACAACTCAAACCCGGGATTACTCATGGTCCGCCAGCCTCCCGATTACCTGAACCCAAACGAATTGGTGCTGGTGTCACGCAAGGATCCCGATTACCTGAATATGTTCTGGTACGCTCCGGCGTGGTCACCCGGTGGAAGGAGTATTGCTTTTCCGGTAAATCAGAGCGACGAAAAGGGACGTTATGAGACAGTGATGGCCGTCGACGTCGAAACGAGGGTCGAACGCAAGCTGACTGATGAACGTTGGCAGCAGGTTGGACAGCCTCGGTGGCTGGCTGATGGGCTCGTTGTTTCAGCCTCGGAAACGTCCAACGGCCCAAACCAGCTCTGGCATATATCGTCGCCGGGCGGCACGGCATCGCGCATTACCCGCGACGTGAACGACTACCAGGATCTCAGCCTGACAACGGACGCTAAAACATTAGCGGTAATTCAAAATCACACCGTCTCAAACATTTGGACGTTAGGTGAAGGCGTGGCGGGCTCGAAACAGATAATGTCCGAGGCGGGTTGGCTCAACGAACTCATCTGGCTGCCGGACGGCCGGCTCGCTTATACCTCGAACGCCGGCGGCAGTTCGGATATCTGGACGATGAACGCGGACGGATCAGGTGTACGTCAGTTAACCGTCGGTGCGAATGCGAGGCTCGGACTTGCCGTTACGGTTGACGGAAAGCAATTTATCTTCGCCGCTGAGCAAGACGGAAAGTATAACCTTTGGCGTGTGAATATCGACGGATCGGGTCTGGAGCGAATAACAAACGGTGATGCAGAACTCTATCCGCAATGTACGCCGGACGGCCGCTGGATCGTCTATCAGTCGGGCGGAAATTATCCAACACTGCGAAAAATGCCGATCGAAGGCGGCGAGTCCATCGAACTAACAAAGACCACAGCTTCCCGCCCGTCGATCTCGCCGGACGGAAAGTTCGTGGCATATCATTATCTTGACTCAAGCCTCGAAAGGTCTCGCTGGGGCATCGGTATCATCGACCTCGAAGATGGAAAACGCGTAAAGCGTTTCGACTTTCCCTCAACAGTCGTCGAACGGCTCGTAAAATGGACCCGCGACGGAAAGGCGATCGCGTTCCTCAACAGCCCGGGCGGCGTGCAGAACATCTGGTTACAACCGCTCGACGGCGGAGCCGCCAAACCGCTGACCGACTTCCCGTCCGACGACATTATTTCATTTAACTGGAATCAGGAGGGCAGCCAACTCGCCGTCATCCGCGCCGTCGAGACGAGCGACGTCCTCTTGATCAACCGATCTGCAAAGTAA
- a CDS encoding pyridoxal phosphate-dependent aminotransferase has translation MAQFPVSDHVAKMKGSSTLIAAQAAAEMRAQGIDVIDLSVGEPDFDTPQFIKDYAWEGLEKGLTKYTATAGTADFRNAVIEFYAKQFGADVKMAEVAASCGGKQALFNAACTLLNPGDDVLIPKPYWVTFPEIITFCGANSVFIETEETDFILTADQVAAAITDKTKLLIINSPSNPSGRVVPPDEMVRIVEVCAARGVYVMTDECYLFFAYPPAEPYSLATLPDELRDLVCIAGSFSKTYAMTGWRVGYTIANVEWTKAMVKLQSHSATHPTSFVQYACAKALRDERSMPAVKAMTAEYEKRRDWFVPALNEINGFKCAMPEGAFYAFADVHGTFGDRFKSSAEVADALLKEAHIVVTDGDGFGADGFLRLSYATSMENLGRAVDKMKAIFGAKATA, from the coding sequence ATGGCACAGTTCCCCGTTTCTGATCACGTAGCAAAAATGAAAGGCTCCTCGACGCTGATCGCCGCTCAAGCGGCGGCCGAGATGCGAGCCCAGGGCATCGACGTCATCGACCTTTCGGTCGGTGAACCGGATTTTGACACTCCGCAATTTATTAAAGATTATGCGTGGGAAGGCCTCGAGAAAGGGCTGACAAAATACACCGCCACCGCCGGAACGGCTGATTTTCGCAACGCGGTTATCGAGTTTTACGCCAAGCAGTTCGGAGCGGACGTAAAAATGGCCGAGGTTGCGGCTTCGTGCGGCGGCAAGCAGGCATTGTTCAATGCGGCGTGTACGCTTCTGAATCCGGGCGACGACGTGCTGATCCCAAAACCGTATTGGGTCACGTTCCCCGAGATCATTACATTCTGCGGTGCGAACAGCGTTTTCATCGAGACGGAAGAAACAGATTTCATCCTCACGGCCGATCAGGTTGCCGCAGCGATCACCGACAAGACAAAGCTGCTGATAATCAACAGCCCGAGCAATCCATCTGGCCGCGTCGTTCCGCCGGATGAAATGGTCCGCATCGTTGAGGTATGTGCCGCTCGTGGCGTTTACGTGATGACGGATGAATGCTATCTATTCTTCGCCTATCCACCGGCCGAGCCGTATTCGCTCGCGACCCTGCCCGACGAACTCCGTGATTTAGTCTGCATCGCAGGCAGTTTCTCAAAAACCTACGCCATGACCGGCTGGCGCGTCGGCTACACGATCGCCAACGTCGAATGGACCAAAGCGATGGTCAAGCTCCAAAGCCACTCTGCCACGCACCCGACATCGTTCGTCCAATACGCCTGTGCCAAAGCCCTGCGTGACGAACGTTCGATGCCCGCGGTCAAAGCAATGACCGCCGAATACGAAAAACGCCGCGACTGGTTCGTACCGGCTCTCAATGAAATCAACGGCTTCAAATGCGCGATGCCCGAGGGTGCGTTCTACGCATTCGCCGATGTCCACGGAACGTTTGGCGACAGATTCAAAAGCTCAGCGGAAGTCGCCGACGCCCTGCTAAAAGAAGCCCACATCGTTGTAACCGACGGCGACGGCTTCGGAGCAGATGGCTTTCTGCGATTGTCCTACGCGACCTCGATGGAAAACCTCGGCCGGGCAGTCGACAAGATGAAAGCGATCTTTGGAGCAAAGGCCACAGCCTAG
- a CDS encoding thymidine phosphorylase, whose protein sequence is MRPQEIIAIKRDGKALSDPEITAFIDGVCDGSWADYQITALIMAMFIRGLNRREQYSITGAMLNSGTIMDFSDIDAPKGDKHSTGGVGDKTSLLIAPLAAACGVAVPMISGRGLGHTGGTLDKLESIPGFDVNLSFANFKKVLKKCGLALGGQTKSIAPADKKIYALRDATSTVPYIPLIVASIMSKKLAEGLDVLVLDVKTGSGAFIQKYAETLKLANSLCETGKSFGVNTRAIITEMNQPLGKYVGNALEVYECLKILRDEAEEQMKPTLELSVELTATMLVQCKIAGTMENARDKINRALKSGEALSRFRKNIEMQSGDPKVCDKPEMLLTKGLTEIVVKSDNSGYVADIDSLIVGNVVCEIGGGRLNAEDTVDHAVGYSCLKKIGDRVQNGEELGIVYCRKNHPPQISEKLRSAYKISKEITRTTKLIRATV, encoded by the coding sequence ATGCGTCCTCAAGAAATAATCGCGATAAAACGCGATGGCAAAGCACTTTCGGATCCGGAGATCACGGCGTTCATTGATGGCGTTTGTGACGGCTCGTGGGCCGATTACCAGATAACCGCCTTAATAATGGCGATGTTCATTCGCGGCCTGAACCGGCGGGAGCAGTATTCGATAACGGGAGCGATGCTGAATTCGGGGACGATAATGGATTTTTCCGATATCGACGCCCCCAAGGGCGACAAACATTCGACCGGCGGCGTTGGCGACAAAACCTCGCTGCTCATAGCACCGCTCGCCGCTGCCTGCGGTGTTGCGGTCCCTATGATCTCGGGCCGTGGTCTCGGCCACACGGGCGGGACGCTCGACAAACTTGAGTCAATACCCGGTTTTGATGTAAATCTCTCGTTCGCGAATTTCAAAAAGGTACTGAAAAAGTGCGGCCTTGCTCTCGGCGGACAAACCAAGTCTATCGCCCCCGCCGACAAAAAGATCTACGCCCTGCGTGACGCGACCTCGACGGTGCCGTACATTCCGCTCATTGTGGCTTCGATAATGTCAAAGAAACTTGCAGAAGGGCTCGATGTTTTGGTGCTGGATGTAAAAACGGGCTCGGGAGCTTTTATTCAGAAATATGCCGAGACGCTGAAGCTCGCGAATTCGCTCTGCGAAACGGGCAAGTCCTTTGGCGTCAACACGCGGGCGATCATCACGGAGATGAATCAACCGCTCGGCAAATATGTCGGCAATGCTCTCGAGGTTTACGAATGCCTCAAGATCCTCCGCGACGAAGCCGAAGAACAGATGAAGCCGACGCTTGAGCTTTCAGTTGAGCTGACGGCGACGATGCTCGTTCAATGCAAGATCGCCGGCACGATGGAAAATGCACGCGATAAGATCAATCGAGCCCTAAAATCCGGCGAAGCTCTTTCGAGATTTCGCAAGAACATTGAGATGCAGAGCGGTGACCCGAAGGTTTGCGATAAGCCGGAAATGCTGTTGACAAAGGGGTTAACGGAGATCGTCGTAAAATCGGACAACAGCGGTTATGTCGCGGATATCGATTCGCTGATCGTGGGCAATGTCGTCTGCGAGATCGGCGGCGGACGGCTTAACGCGGAAGATACGGTCGATCACGCTGTTGGCTATTCATGCCTTAAAAAGATCGGCGACCGTGTGCAGAACGGCGAGGAACTCGGCATTGTATATTGCCGTAAAAATCACCCCCCGCAAATTAGCGAAAAACTTCGAAGCGCGTATAAAATATCGAAGGAAATCACCAGGACAACTAAACTGATCAGAGCGACGGTCTAA
- a CDS encoding tail fiber domain-containing protein: protein MRFILIAVVLAAFAACVWGQTSEITYQGQLQNSAVAASGSFDFEFALFDGGGAQIGPTLTRSGVAVAGGIFSVNLDFGAGFPGATRFLEIRVRQAGGGAFTTLSPRQPVTSAPYSIKSLTANTADNATNAANATNAVNASTANTAGTATNFTGNLAGDVTGTQISTTVARLQSRSVAATAPLDGQVLKFSSANNRWQPDTDNAGSGGGGGTITGVTAGTGLTGGGATGNVTLGIGPGGVGTGQLADGSVVDSKIVTVSGGKVVGTVANATNAINATNANTANTATDATNAANATNAQNLGGIPANQYLQANGNGSGLTNLNASNITTGTLANARLGQIPTANIADSAVTSAKIAGGQVTKSVNGLTDNVTLAAGSNISITPSGNTLTIASTGSGGVSGSGIAGQIALWNGTSSLATSQISQSGGNIGIGLTSGLPADRLTVQTASDNYGVVHTNGSVSVGSFVGGTTGGGWYGTKSNHSLSFFTNNSPASLTIATNGKVGIGTTNPSAKLHVVGSDGGILGTATGISSGVSGVSAGGNGVFATGAIGVFADGTVSGVEAQSTSGVGVVAAASSSGGIALRTIGSSWFSGDTTPLTLNNAQPGTGIVIGTSGTLGYISAYDYSVNQTRTLLLNNSGGRVGINTNSPDQSLTVNGNASKPGGGSWLAFSDERLKNIKGRFNNGLKAVMKLQPLRYEYKKDNAVGLKSDGEHVGFSAQAVEKIIPEAVTKTEQGYRLVNNDPIIWAMLNAIKEQQATIEKLTKQMRKLQRSRKRR, encoded by the coding sequence ATGAGATTTATCCTAATTGCTGTTGTACTTGCCGCTTTTGCGGCATGCGTTTGGGGCCAAACTTCCGAGATCACTTATCAAGGCCAGCTGCAAAATTCCGCAGTCGCGGCCAGCGGAAGTTTTGACTTCGAGTTCGCGTTGTTCGACGGCGGCGGAGCTCAGATCGGCCCGACTTTGACGCGGAGCGGCGTTGCGGTCGCCGGCGGGATCTTTTCGGTAAATCTCGATTTTGGGGCAGGTTTTCCCGGAGCGACGCGTTTTTTGGAGATCCGCGTAAGGCAAGCGGGCGGCGGGGCTTTTACTACTCTTTCGCCGAGACAGCCGGTGACGAGTGCTCCGTATTCTATCAAAAGTCTAACAGCAAATACTGCCGATAATGCAACGAATGCCGCGAACGCGACAAATGCGGTCAATGCATCCACCGCAAACACGGCTGGAACGGCGACGAACTTTACAGGGAACCTCGCTGGCGACGTGACCGGAACACAAATATCCACGACCGTCGCACGACTGCAATCCCGCAGCGTAGCCGCGACCGCCCCGCTAGATGGGCAAGTGCTGAAATTCAGCTCGGCCAACAATCGCTGGCAGCCCGACACGGATAATGCTGGCTCAGGCGGCGGCGGTGGAACGATCACGGGCGTGACGGCCGGCACAGGCCTGACGGGCGGCGGAGCGACCGGGAATGTGACGCTTGGCATCGGACCGGGCGGCGTCGGGACAGGACAACTAGCCGACGGCAGCGTCGTCGACTCAAAGATCGTTACCGTCAGCGGCGGTAAAGTCGTTGGCACCGTTGCGAATGCAACCAACGCGATAAATGCCACCAACGCAAACACCGCGAATACGGCGACCGATGCAACAAACGCGGCCAACGCGACAAATGCGCAAAACCTCGGCGGCATTCCCGCAAATCAGTATTTGCAAGCCAATGGAAACGGCTCGGGTCTGACAAATCTCAACGCCAGCAACATCACAACCGGCACGCTCGCGAACGCCCGTCTCGGCCAGATACCAACCGCAAACATCGCCGACTCCGCCGTCACCTCCGCCAAGATCGCCGGCGGCCAGGTCACAAAGAGTGTAAATGGCCTCACGGACAACGTCACGCTTGCTGCCGGATCGAATATCTCAATTACGCCGTCAGGCAACACGCTGACGATAGCATCGACGGGCAGTGGTGGAGTGAGCGGAAGTGGGATTGCGGGCCAGATCGCTCTTTGGAACGGAACTTCCTCACTCGCTACCTCGCAAATCTCGCAATCGGGCGGCAACATCGGCATTGGATTAACGTCCGGGTTGCCGGCCGACCGACTTACCGTGCAGACCGCATCGGATAATTACGGCGTCGTCCACACAAACGGATCGGTCTCCGTGGGTTCTTTTGTCGGCGGCACCACGGGAGGGGGATGGTATGGAACAAAATCCAATCACTCTCTAAGTTTCTTCACCAACAATAGTCCCGCCAGTTTGACCATTGCGACTAACGGGAAGGTCGGCATCGGGACGACCAATCCGAGTGCGAAGCTGCATGTGGTCGGTTCCGATGGCGGAATATTGGGAACCGCAACGGGTATATCTTCTGGCGTGAGCGGCGTCAGCGCTGGTGGGAATGGTGTCTTCGCCACCGGAGCAATCGGTGTCTTCGCTGATGGCACAGTCTCCGGCGTGGAGGCACAAAGTACTTCCGGGGTTGGAGTTGTGGCAGCCGCAAGCTCTTCGGGCGGTATCGCTCTGAGGACCATTGGGTCGAGTTGGTTCAGCGGAGATACGACACCATTAACCCTCAATAATGCTCAACCTGGGACAGGCATCGTGATTGGGACGTCCGGCACTTTAGGCTACATTTCCGCATATGACTATTCTGTCAATCAGACTCGTACACTCCTTCTTAACAATAGCGGCGGCAGAGTCGGCATTAACACCAACTCTCCCGACCAGTCGTTGACCGTCAACGGCAACGCGAGCAAACCGGGCGGCGGCTCGTGGCTCGCCTTTTCCGACGAACGTCTGAAAAATATTAAGGGCCGCTTCAACAACGGGCTCAAAGCGGTGATGAAGCTGCAGCCCCTTCGGTACGAATACAAAAAGGACAACGCCGTCGGGCTAAAGTCCGATGGCGAACACGTCGGCTTCAGTGCCCAGGCGGTGGAGAAGATAATCCCCGAGGCAGTTACCAAAACCGAGCAGGGCTACCGGCTCGTCAACAACGATCCGATAATCTGGGCGATGCTCAACGCCATTAAGGAACAGCAGGCAACTATCGAGAAGCTCACAAAGCAGATGCGTAAATTGCAGCGTTCTCGAAAACGAAGATAG
- the coaD gene encoding pantetheine-phosphate adenylyltransferase gives MRRAIFPGSFDPMTNGHLDIIKRSSPLFDEMIVAVLNNADKHPMFTVEERCTMIREVLVEVDTGACKLIVDSFSGLTADFARNSNATAIVRGIRAVSDYEYELRMALMNRRLEPSIETVFLMAGEEYSYVSSTLMKQVFQLGGRVEGLIPELVENRMREKTGKES, from the coding sequence ATGCGACGTGCAATCTTTCCGGGTTCGTTCGACCCGATGACAAACGGACATCTCGACATTATTAAACGCTCATCGCCGCTGTTCGACGAAATGATCGTCGCTGTGCTTAATAACGCCGACAAGCATCCAATGTTCACGGTCGAAGAGCGCTGTACGATGATCCGAGAAGTGCTGGTTGAGGTCGATACAGGAGCGTGCAAACTTATAGTCGACAGCTTTTCGGGCCTGACCGCCGATTTCGCCCGCAATAGTAATGCGACCGCGATCGTCCGCGGCATTCGGGCCGTAAGCGATTACGAATACGAACTCCGCATGGCCCTGATGAACCGCCGCCTCGAACCGTCGATCGAAACGGTATTTCTGATGGCCGGCGAGGAATACAGCTATGTCTCCTCGACCCTGATGAAACAAGTCTTCCAACTCGGCGGCCGCGTCGAAGGCCTAATTCCGGAACTCGTCGAAAACCGCATGCGTGAGAAGACTGGTAAAGAGTCTTAA
- a CDS encoding ABC transporter ATP-binding protein, protein MLELRNITKTFGSVTANNDVSIKVEKGTIHAIVGENGAGKSTIMRIAYGFYKADSGEILVDGKVVSIKNPHDAIALGIGMVHQHFMLVDTMTAAENIVLGAETGSAGNLDLDKANRDILALSNELRLGVDPRAYIENMSVGQQQRVELLKALYRNAELLILDEPTAVLSPQEVEEFFSILRRMREQGKTIIIITHKLDEVLAISDEVTVMRDGKSVGNVKTSETTAKDLARMIVGRDVLLRVDKTDAEPKNVVLEVKNLVVSGKTVNSVNGVSFAVRAGEIVGIAGIEGNGQTELIEALSGLIKSSGGSVEFDGKDITNRTARELKELGIGHIPEDRHKRGLLLHCDLGENSILGVHYRQPIAAAAGFMNTGVISKRVNEIIQRFDVRPPNADLPAKALSGGNQQKLIIGREFELNPKLLLVSQPTRGVDIGAIEFIHRKLIELRDAGSAVLLVSAELEEVTALADRLLVIREGKIAGEVDPKVTSVEEIGLMMTGGD, encoded by the coding sequence ATGCTCGAATTACGAAATATCACGAAAACATTCGGAAGCGTGACGGCTAACAACGACGTTTCCATCAAGGTCGAAAAAGGCACCATCCACGCAATTGTTGGCGAGAATGGTGCCGGTAAATCGACCATTATGCGCATCGCCTATGGCTTTTATAAGGCTGACAGCGGTGAGATCTTGGTCGACGGAAAGGTGGTTTCGATCAAGAATCCGCACGATGCGATCGCGTTGGGGATCGGGATGGTGCATCAGCATTTTATGCTGGTTGACACAATGACGGCGGCTGAGAATATCGTGCTTGGTGCTGAAACTGGGTCGGCGGGCAATCTGGACCTCGACAAGGCAAACCGTGACATTCTTGCTCTTTCAAACGAACTTCGTCTAGGGGTCGATCCCAGAGCGTACATCGAGAACATGTCTGTTGGTCAGCAGCAGCGGGTCGAACTGCTCAAGGCTTTGTACCGCAACGCTGAATTGCTGATCTTAGATGAGCCAACAGCGGTGCTTTCGCCGCAGGAGGTCGAGGAATTTTTCAGCATTCTCCGTCGGATGCGTGAGCAGGGCAAAACGATCATTATCATCACGCACAAACTCGACGAGGTGCTCGCGATCTCCGACGAAGTGACCGTGATGCGTGACGGCAAATCGGTCGGGAACGTTAAAACCTCGGAAACCACCGCCAAGGATCTCGCTCGAATGATCGTCGGCCGCGACGTTCTGCTTCGGGTTGATAAAACCGACGCCGAGCCGAAAAACGTAGTTCTCGAGGTCAAGAACCTCGTCGTCAGCGGCAAGACGGTGAACAGCGTCAACGGCGTTTCGTTCGCGGTCAGAGCCGGTGAGATCGTCGGAATTGCGGGTATCGAGGGCAACGGGCAGACCGAACTGATCGAGGCTTTGTCGGGCCTGATAAAATCGAGCGGCGGCAGCGTCGAATTTGACGGTAAAGACATCACGAATCGCACCGCCCGCGAACTAAAAGAACTCGGCATCGGCCACATTCCCGAGGATCGCCACAAACGCGGACTGCTGCTGCACTGTGATCTCGGCGAAAATTCGATCCTCGGTGTTCACTACCGCCAACCGATCGCCGCTGCCGCCGGATTTATGAATACCGGCGTTATTTCAAAACGCGTAAATGAGATCATCCAGCGTTTCGATGTCCGCCCGCCAAACGCCGACCTACCGGCAAAAGCTCTTTCCGGCGGTAATCAGCAAAAGCTCATAATTGGCCGCGAATTTGAACTGAATCCCAAACTCCTGCTCGTTTCACAACCAACCCGCGGCGTAGATATAGGTGCCATCGAGTTCATTCACCGAAAATTGATCGAACTCCGCGATGCAGGCTCGGCAGTTCTGCTCGTCTCCGCCGAACTCGAAGAAGTAACGGCCCTCGCCGACCGCCTCCTCGTCATCCGCGAAGGCAAGATCGCCGGCGAGGTCGATCCAAAAGTGACATCGGTCGAAGAGATCGGATTGATGATGACGGGCGGAGACTGA
- a CDS encoding BMP family ABC transporter substrate-binding protein has protein sequence MKQRNLLFIVLIVASSFLVSSCSNMVQARREGCKVKVGIVFDIGGKNDRSFNAAAWEGVKRAEKDLDICLYDVEPGNPTSIEPAMRAFAEKNFDLVIGVGFAQGPIMQKVALDYPNNKFAIVDGVIFEEDGKTPLKNVASLVFREHEGSYLVGMIAASKSKTGVLGFLGGMDIPLIHRFETGYAEGARSVNPNIKVIDNYVGVTDGAWNNPGKGKELSLAQIEKGADVIFTAAGNSGLGAFDAVEQYGKTNGEANKFVIGVDSNQNGVKPGFVLTSMVKRVDNAVYDVVKEILAGKFSGGFHTFGLDKDGVAYAIDDNNRSLIPADVIKKVEEAKTKIGTGEIKVTDAMAK, from the coding sequence ATGAAACAACGCAATCTTCTTTTCATTGTATTGATCGTCGCCTCGAGCTTCCTCGTTTCTTCCTGCTCAAACATGGTCCAAGCCCGCCGCGAGGGCTGTAAGGTGAAGGTCGGCATTGTTTTCGACATTGGCGGCAAAAATGACCGCTCGTTCAACGCTGCGGCGTGGGAAGGTGTTAAGCGGGCCGAAAAGGACCTCGACATTTGTCTCTACGACGTAGAACCCGGAAATCCGACCTCTATCGAGCCGGCAATGCGGGCCTTTGCCGAGAAGAATTTTGATCTCGTCATCGGCGTCGGCTTTGCTCAGGGGCCGATCATGCAGAAGGTCGCACTCGACTATCCAAACAATAAGTTCGCCATCGTAGACGGCGTTATCTTTGAAGAAGACGGGAAAACACCTCTTAAAAACGTCGCTTCGCTCGTCTTTCGCGAGCACGAAGGTTCGTATTTGGTCGGCATGATCGCGGCTTCGAAATCGAAGACCGGCGTGCTCGGCTTCCTCGGCGGCATGGACATTCCGCTCATTCACCGCTTCGAAACCGGCTATGCCGAAGGAGCTCGCTCCGTCAATCCGAACATCAAGGTCATCGACAACTACGTCGGCGTCACGGACGGCGCGTGGAACAACCCCGGTAAAGGCAAGGAACTCTCGCTCGCTCAGATCGAGAAAGGCGCGGACGTGATCTTCACGGCGGCCGGAAACTCGGGGCTCGGAGCATTCGATGCCGTCGAGCAATACGGTAAAACGAACGGCGAAGCGAACAAATTTGTCATCGGCGTGGACTCGAACCAGAACGGCGTGAAGCCCGGATTCGTTCTGACTTCGATGGTCAAGCGCGTCGATAATGCCGTATATGATGTCGTCAAAGAGATCCTCGCCGGAAAATTCAGCGGCGGTTTCCATACCTTCGGCCTCGACAAAGACGGCGTTGCCTATGCGATCGACGACAACAATAGATCATTGATCCCGGCGGATGTCATCAAGAAAGTTGAGGAAGCCAAAACGAAGATCGGTACCGGCGAGATAAAAGTGACAGATGCGATGGCAAAGTAA